A single region of the Acidobacteriota bacterium genome encodes:
- the menB gene encoding 1,4-dihydroxy-2-naphthoyl-CoA synthase: MSGESHQEWRSGGDYTDIRYEKSYVDGEPEGIAKITINRPEVRNAFRPLTVQEMSAAVDVARDDGEVGVVILTGEGPMAFCSGGDQRIRGDAGYVGDDGVPRLNVLDLQRQIRTLPKPVVAMVAGYAIGGGHVLHMICDLTIAAENARFGQTGPRVGSFDGGYGASYMSRIVGQKKAREIWFLCRQYDARQALDMGLVNTVVPLERLEEETLQWCREMLANSPMALRCLKAAMNADCDGQAGLQELAGNATLLFYMTQEGQEGRQAFLEKRKPDFSKFQRYP; the protein is encoded by the coding sequence ATGAGTGGAGAATCGCACCAGGAATGGCGGAGTGGCGGTGACTACACCGATATCCGCTACGAGAAGTCCTATGTCGACGGTGAGCCGGAGGGGATCGCCAAGATCACGATCAACCGGCCGGAGGTGCGCAACGCGTTCCGTCCGCTGACGGTGCAGGAGATGAGCGCGGCGGTGGACGTGGCCCGCGATGACGGTGAGGTAGGCGTCGTCATTCTCACCGGCGAAGGGCCAATGGCGTTCTGTTCGGGAGGCGATCAGCGGATTCGCGGCGATGCCGGCTACGTCGGCGACGACGGTGTGCCTCGTCTGAACGTGCTCGACCTGCAGCGGCAGATCCGCACGTTGCCGAAGCCGGTTGTGGCGATGGTCGCCGGCTACGCAATCGGCGGCGGGCACGTGCTGCACATGATCTGCGACCTGACGATCGCGGCGGAGAACGCGCGTTTCGGTCAGACCGGTCCGCGCGTGGGCAGCTTCGACGGCGGTTACGGCGCCTCCTACATGTCGCGGATCGTGGGCCAGAAGAAGGCGCGGGAGATCTGGTTCCTGTGCCGCCAGTACGATGCGCGTCAGGCGCTGGACATGGGTCTGGTCAACACGGTCGTGCCGCTCGAGCGGCTCGAGGAGGAGACGCTCCAGTGGTGCCGGGAGATGCTGGCGAACAGTCCGATGGCGCTGCGCTGCCTGAAGGCGGCGATGAACGCGGACTGCGACGGTCAGGCGGGTCTCCAGGAGCTGGCCGGGAACGCGACGCTGCTGTTCTACATGACGCAGGAGGGGCAGGAGGGGCGTCAGGCGTTCCTCGAGAAACGCAAGCCCGACTTCTCGAAGTTCCAGCGCTATCCATGA